The following DNA comes from Thermofilaceae archaeon.
CTGGGAAAACGATCGCCTCATGGGGGCGGGAGGACAAGTACACCGTGCCCCCGGGCCCCGCGGACGTCTGGGGGAACACTTATAGCGACAGCGACGTGACGGTCTACGGGATCGCAGCCTACATGTACCAAGGGGCCCTCGAGTACGTGTTCATACCTGGCTCATCCCCGCCGCCCAGCTACACGCTCACGATCCAGGTGTACAGGGCGACCGCCAGCGGAGCTACAACCGTGCCGGCGAACGGGACCAGGGTCAGGATCGGGGGCACGGAGTACACCGCCGACTCGAGCGGCCGGGTGAGCGTGACGCTGCAGCAGGGGAGCTACAGCGTCGAGATCCTGACGACCTACTACGGGCCCACTCTGACGGCGGGAGGGCAGAGCACGAGGTGGCGGCGCTACCGGTTCTGGAGGTGGAGCGACGGTAGCACGGCGAACCCGAGGACCGTCAACCTCAACAGTAACACGGCCCTCACGGCCTACGTCTGGGACGAGAGGGCCCTGCTGGTGAGGTGGGAGCCCCACTTCGACGGCGACGCTTGGGGCGTCTTGAACGCGACGAGCGGGGCGCGCATCAGCTACGACTCTATAGTGTGGCTGAGGAGGGGGCAGACCGTCCAGCTCCTACCGGTAGAGGCTGGAGGCCTCATCTTCACCTACTGGCGCGTGGGCACGGAGTGCTACAGGGGCCAGCCCTACAGCAGCGACCCCCTGCTCACGCTGACGGTGGGCGATAGGGGCTTGTCTGCAATCGCGGTCTTCAGGTTGGCCGCCACTAACCAGACGATGCTGCCGCCGGGCGCCGGTATGGTTAACCCGGTCACCTACATCCCCGGAGCAACAGCGGGGGGTGAGGAGCGGATGGGGAGGAAGGGTTGGTGGCTGCTCACCGTCACCCACGTCCCGACGAACAAGACCTCGCCCGCTGAAGCAGGCATCGACGGGAGGGCCTGGATCTACGCCCTCATAGTGAACGAGAACGGGAGCAGCAGGTGGGTCCCTGTAACAGGCGTCTGGAGGCTGCAGCTGGCGCAGGACTGGGATCCCTCGAAGCACGTTAAAGATCTCCCGGGTGGCGTGAAGATCATCGAGTGGAACCGGAGCACGATCGTAGGGTTCCCCAAGATCCAGGATCCGCAGGAGTACAGGGACTGGTACTTCGTCACTCTCTCGGCCTGGGATCCGCTGGTCTACGAGGAGCTCGGAGGGAGCTACGACACCAGCGGCTTGTGGCTCGCCAACGGCTCGACCCTGGCTCTGTACAACATTACCTTCGCGTACATGGGTGTGAACGGTGACCGGGTGGAGTACGCCTACTGGCAGCCCATCGCGGTCTCCACCCTGACCTTCAGGGCCGAGGCCGTTTACACCCTGACCAGCCACGAGGCAGCGCCGCCCGGTAGGCGGAGCATCCTCATGAGCATCTACGTGAACGCAACCTGGAAGTACGTTCCGCCCCAGTACTGGCAGCTCCTCGGCTTCCGCGTGCACGCTCCGCAGCTCGGCTACCTCGCCTCCCTCGAGGAGCCCGGCTGCACCGGCACCTTCTGCATCGGCTACTGGGCCCCGCCCTCGCAGGCCGGCTCGAGTTGGAGGCTGTACGTCATCGGCTTGGGTGACACGGAGGACTTCTACGCGAAGCCGTACCCGAGGGGCCTGCTCGGCGGCGACGGCTACAACAGCGTGAGGGAGTTCAGGATCTCGATGAGGTGGATGGGCGCCGGCGGCAGGCCCTCAACCCTCATTTGGGGCAGCGATAGGGTCACCTTCAAGCTCGCACCCGCATCAGTGTACAAGCTGGAGTGGACCGACCCCCGAGGCCCCTTCACGGTGACGTGGGGCTGCTTCGCCCAGGGGCCGTCCGGCCTCACGCCCATCTCCTCGTACAGGGCCGACATCACGTTCGACTGGGGCGCTACGGGCAGCACGCACCCGCTTAAAGGCACCCAGGTCTTCAAGGGCGTCTCCTCACCCTACACCGTGAACGTGCAGGTCCCGGCTGACGACTGGATCGCCTTCTACGTGGTACCCGCTGGAGGGAGGTACGCTATCGCGGAGGGCGAAGTAGTGCCAGTACCCGTCTTCGCCAAGTACCCGCCGAGAGGCTAGCGCTAAATAGCGCTAAACAAATAAATACGATCATTTTTTCTCTTCTTGAGGAGCCTAATGGTGCCCCTGAAGTACCTGCTAATCGCTCTAGCCGTGGTGGCCGCCACAGGCCTAGTCACGGTCTTCCTGCAGAGGGTCTTCTTAAGAAGCGAGCCCCTGATGGGCTGGGAGGACGCTTTGGAGCTCCGCAGAGCGTTAAGCGCGGGTAGGGCTTCGCTCACGTTTTCGGTTTACGCGAGGGAGCTCCCCTTCACGGTGAACGTGACGGTGGACGGCAGGCTGTACAGGCTCCCCTTGAGGAGGGTTTTGATCTATTTTAGGGCCCGGGACGCGCCCGTGTTTGAGGAGCCGCCGCTGCAGCTCTGGCGCGCTTGGGGCAACGGGACGCACGCCGGCGCAGCCTCAGCTCTAGACGTGAGTGATGACGGCACAACCATCTACATCAAGTACCTTGCTCTGAACCCTAGCATCCAGGGTAGGGGTAGCAGCTTCTGCCTCGGGCAGGGCGTCGAGGACCCCAACTACGGTTTAGCCTCCCTGAGCGGGGGCAGGGTGGAAGTGCTGGGCGCGAGCTACGAGTGGAGCGGCCGGAGGCTGGTGAAGGTGGTTAAAGCGGAGGTGGGGCCCTGTGGCGGTTGATGAGGCCCTCGTTGTCCTGGCTGAGGCGGTGCTCCTCGCGGGCCTGCTGGCGCTCTCGGCGAGGCTCTGGGGCGCAAGGTTCGACCCATACCCGCAGCTGGTCGCCCAGCTCCTCAACTCCTCACCGGTTGACGCGGAGCTGTTCATCGCCTTACCCAAGCCTGTGAGGGTGGAGGCCTCGAGGGTCTGCCGCGCCGGCGACTGCTACAGCATAGCCCCGCTCGCCGCAGCCCGCGGAGCGGCCTGGGATCGACTAATTGTCTACAAGCGGAGGGTCGCCCTGGGCGGGGCTCCGCCATAAACCCCGCAAACCGCATTTTTCCCTCTTCCCCTACTCCGTACTACGCTGCGTTACGCAGCGCAATGCGCTGTGCTGCGTCGCAGAGCAACGCAATACGTTGCGCTACGACGTATTTCGTTGTGCTACGCAACGCAATACGCTGTGCTACGCTGCGTATTTCGTTGTGCTACGCCGCGCTTTGCAACGTAGCGCAGCGCAATACGCCGCAATACGCTGTGCTACGCGACGGGTGCTGCGTATCCCGTTCGTAATACGGCGTATCCCGTCCGCAGTACGCCCGTTGGCCCCCGATTCAACACCGCAATACGATCGAGCTACGCTGAGTCTCCAGCGTATCCCGATTGTATTACGTCGTATTGCGATCGGGATACGCAAATGGCGCGGCGTATCTCGTTCGTAATACGGCGTAATGCAAACGGGATACGCGACGCTCGTCGGTAGTTTTAAATATGCCGAATCGATCGAATGCCGTGTCTACACGGTGCCCGTTCTGTGGGAGGGAGCTCGAGCGGGGGCTGCGAAGCAAGCACTTCTGCGGCAACTGCGGGCGGACGTTCTACGCCTGCTCCGCGTGCGGGGAGGTCTTCGCAACGCCGCAGGCGCTCGCCTCGCACACGCGCACCCACCGCCGTTCTAGGAGGGGGGAGCCGGAGGAGCTGAGGACGAGGCTTGAGGCGCTGGAGAAGAGGGTGGCTGAGCTGGAGGGGAGGCTCGGGGCGCTAGCGGCGCTGGAGAGGAGGCTGGAGGCGCTGGAGGAGAGGGTTCGGGCGCTGGAGGGGCGCGCGGGGGGCCGGCAGGCCGGTCTGGAGTGGCTGGCCGGCAACCCGTGGCTCCAGCTCATCGGTGCGCGGGAGGCTGTGGCACAAGAGGGGGGAGGTGAGTGAGCGAGTGGCCGGGGGGTAGGGAGCTGCTGGAGAAATTGCTGGCACCGCCGCCTAAACTCTTATTCAGGGAGGCGGAGCTCAACGAGGCGAGGGCCTACATAGAGCGGGGGGAGCCGTTCAAGGTGGTGGGCCCGCCCGGCGTGGGGAAGACGACGCTCGCTCGCATGGCGCTGATCGGCGTCGACCACGCCTACGTTTCCTGCTTCCAGCGCAGGACGCCGAGGATGATCCTCCCCCTCCTCGACGGGGAGAGGTGGAACGTGCTGGACGACTTCAGCCTCGCCATGTGGGACGAGCGCCTCTTCAGCGCCGTCAAGCGGCTCTCCCGCGTGGTCCTGGTCGAGCTGCCCCACAGGCGCAGCCCACTCTTAGAGACCCGCGTCATCGAGATGAGGCCGTACAGCAGGGAGCAGCTGGAGGAGATCCTGAGGGAGCGGGTGGTCCGCCTCCTCCTCCCCGCTGACGACGATGATATCCGCAGGGCGGCGGAGGAGGGGGCGAGGAGGGGTGGCAACGCGCGCGTAGCGCTCCTCGCCCTCCACCAGCTGGTACTCCCCCGCATCAAGCGCCAGCAACTCCCCCTATAGGGGAAGAACCGTTCAAGCCCCTCGGCCTCCTTCTTGGGCCTCTTCCCCTATAGGGGAAGGTGGCTCGGGGGCTGCGCTTGTGGCACCACCCCTCCCTTTCCCCATAGGGAAGGGACTACCGGCTCAAGCCCTCCCCGCCCTCAGCCGCCGACTTTCCCTATAGGGAAAGGGCCCTCCAAGCCCCCTCCCTCGGGCCCCGGCCGCAACTTTCCCTATAGGGAAAGGGGTTCTGGTTCAAGCCTAGCTCGCAACCTCTGAAGCCTTTCCCTATAGGGGAAGGGGGGCTGGGGGTTCAGGCGGTGGTGCACCAGCCTCTTCCCCTATAGGGGAAGAGAAGTGGTGGTGCTGTGGGAGCAGCCCCCTGAAGCCTTTCCCTATAGGGGAAGAGAGTGGCGAGGGTGCCGCAGGCGCCTCATGAGCCCCTTTCCCTATAGGGAAAGTTAACATCCAGGGGAGGGGGTCGGCTGGGATGGAGCCCACGACGATCTGGGTGTCGAGGGACGTCGCCGACCGGATAAGGAGGTTGAGGGAGGAGTGGTGGGCACGGAGCTGCGACAACGTGCTCCGAGCCCTTCCAAGTGCTCAGCGGCCGGCGGACTTCATCGAGGTGGTGGAGAGCGTGGCGATGCTGCGCGATCTCGCGGAGTCCGACCCTGGCGCAGTGGTCGCGTTCATCGAGAGGAAGCTGTCACCCTTGATTGCGCAGGTGTACAACCACGCCAAGCTGCTGGCGGACGACGGGGAGCGTGGGCTAGAGCGCTTTCTTGATGCGAGCGCGGATCCCGGAGGAACGTGGTAGAGCCCGCGCGGCCCCTAAACCCCTCCCCGCTCTCCAGCCTAGAAAGCCGCACCTCGAACCTTCAAATCCGCACTACGAACATTACTTTCGGGCACGCCT
Coding sequences within:
- a CDS encoding C2H2-type zinc finger protein; this encodes MSTRCPFCGRELERGLRSKHFCGNCGRTFYACSACGEVFATPQALASHTRTHRRSRRGEPEELRTRLEALEKRVAELEGRLGALAALERRLEALEERVRALEGRAGGRQAGLEWLAGNPWLQLIGAREAVAQEGGGE